Proteins encoded within one genomic window of Ideonella dechloratans:
- a CDS encoding putative bifunctional diguanylate cyclase/phosphodiesterase has protein sequence MPLLSAYLPRMSARLRSWWECRFAGEGSGCVSAQDAAPQAAVPASGAAPRDEVSPDVLWDLDAQGHLVLGAERLAAWLGLPVQRLQQAAWLDVLETVQLEADPVAPGVRAMRAAMERGKPFRDLLLQLRGADGARWWLVSAKPLQGVAGEWLGWRGMVSDVTQDRQQRPALGYLAHVDSLTGLGNRVLLHERLSQVLAHRGDPPRRSGLIVLDLDNFKSINDALGHSVGDAALRLVAKRLQSVLRKADLVARLGGDEFAVLLDDVRSDEEVYQLTRRLMQVVNAPGEVQGRLVHPSASMGVALIPDHGDTVDEVLGHADLALSAAKERGRGRCEYFAPWMGERSRRQVLLERELRQALARGELSLAWQPWVAIEAWEVVSAEALVRWQHPTLGWVPPSEFIPVAEKCGLIGDIGAWVLQRACQEAQTVLGDLRISVNVSPVQMMHAGLVDDVRRALAQSGLVPERLEVEITEGVMLDATPTAMSNLHQIKALGVQIALDDFGTGYSSLAYLRRFPFDTLKIDRAFVRELLGYPDARAIVRTIVELARLLGMQTVAEGVEEAAQLDVLQEAGCTAVQGNLLAEPVSSEALRRMIDGWDVGTRPMPVDAMAARGSASAQMPLGWPSAR, from the coding sequence ATGCCCCTTCTGTCTGCCTATCTGCCCCGAATGTCCGCCCGCCTGCGAAGCTGGTGGGAGTGCCGCTTCGCCGGTGAGGGCAGCGGGTGCGTGTCCGCACAGGACGCCGCGCCGCAGGCCGCGGTCCCGGCGTCGGGAGCCGCGCCGCGGGATGAGGTGTCTCCCGATGTGCTCTGGGACCTCGATGCCCAGGGGCATCTGGTGCTGGGGGCGGAGCGTCTGGCGGCGTGGCTGGGCCTGCCGGTGCAGCGTCTGCAGCAGGCCGCGTGGCTGGATGTGCTCGAGACCGTGCAGCTGGAGGCCGACCCGGTGGCACCTGGTGTGCGGGCCATGCGGGCAGCGATGGAGCGCGGCAAGCCGTTTCGCGATCTGCTGCTGCAACTCCGGGGCGCCGACGGGGCGCGCTGGTGGCTGGTCTCGGCCAAGCCGCTCCAGGGGGTGGCGGGCGAGTGGCTGGGTTGGCGCGGCATGGTCAGCGACGTCACGCAGGACCGCCAGCAGCGCCCGGCGCTGGGTTACCTGGCGCATGTCGATTCGCTCACCGGTCTGGGCAACCGCGTGCTGCTGCACGAACGCCTGTCCCAGGTGCTGGCCCACCGGGGCGATCCGCCGCGCCGCAGCGGACTGATCGTGCTGGACCTGGACAACTTCAAGTCCATCAACGACGCGCTGGGCCATTCGGTGGGCGATGCCGCCCTGCGCCTGGTGGCCAAGCGTCTGCAGTCGGTGCTGCGCAAGGCCGACCTGGTGGCCCGCCTGGGGGGCGACGAATTCGCCGTCCTGCTGGACGATGTGCGCAGCGACGAGGAGGTCTACCAGCTGACCCGCCGCCTGATGCAGGTGGTCAATGCGCCGGGCGAGGTGCAGGGCCGGCTGGTCCATCCCTCGGCCAGCATGGGGGTGGCGCTCATTCCCGACCACGGCGACACGGTGGATGAGGTGCTCGGCCACGCCGACCTGGCCCTGAGCGCGGCCAAGGAGCGCGGCCGCGGGCGTTGCGAGTATTTCGCGCCCTGGATGGGCGAGCGCAGCCGGCGCCAGGTGCTGCTGGAGCGCGAACTGCGCCAGGCCCTGGCCCGCGGTGAACTGAGCCTGGCCTGGCAGCCCTGGGTGGCCATCGAGGCCTGGGAGGTGGTGAGTGCCGAGGCCCTGGTGCGCTGGCAACACCCGACGCTGGGCTGGGTGCCGCCGTCCGAGTTCATCCCGGTGGCGGAGAAGTGCGGCCTGATCGGCGACATCGGCGCCTGGGTGCTGCAGCGCGCCTGCCAGGAGGCCCAGACCGTGCTGGGCGATCTGCGGATCTCGGTGAACGTCTCGCCGGTGCAGATGATGCATGCCGGCCTGGTGGACGATGTCCGCCGGGCCCTGGCCCAGTCGGGCCTGGTGCCCGAGCGCCTGGAGGTCGAGATCACCGAGGGCGTGATGCTGGACGCCACGCCCACCGCGATGAGCAACCTGCACCAGATCAAGGCCCTGGGGGTGCAGATCGCGCTGGACGACTTCGGCACCGGCTACTCCTCGCTGGCCTATCTGCGGCGCTTCCCCTTCGACACCCTGAAGATCGACCGCGCCTTCGTGCGCGAGCTGCTGGGCTATCCGGACGCCCGCGCCATCGTGCGCACCATCGTCGAACTGGCCCGCCTGCTGGGCATGCAGACCGTGGCCGAGGGGGTCGAGGAGGCCGCCCAGCTGGACGTGCTGCAGGAGGCCGGCTGCACCGCGGTGCAAGGCAATCTGCTGGCCGAGCCGGTGTCCTCCGAGGCCCTGCGCCGCATGATCGACGGCTGGGACGTGGGCACCCGTCCCATGCCGGTCGATGCCATGGCGGCCCGGGGCTCGGCATCGGCCCAGATGCCCTTGGGCTGGCCGTCCGCGCGATAA
- a CDS encoding DEAD/DEAH box helicase has translation MSFDSLGLAEPIVRAVREQGYTQPTPIQAQAIPAVMKGGDLMAGAQTGTGKTAGFTLPTLHRLAAAGPKRDARGRVAIRALILTPTRELAAQVEESVRQYGKYLPLTSMVMFGGVGMQPQIDRLRKGVDILVATPGRLLDHHQQGTLDLSHVEIFILDEADRMLDMGFIHDIKKVLAIVPKQKQSLLFSATFSDDIKALADRLLNQPALIEVARRNQTNDAIAQKVHPVGRERKKELLAHLIRQGNWHQVLVFTRMKHGANRLAEFLNKEDISAMAIHGNKSQGARTKALSEFKAGTLQVLVATDIAARGIDIDQLPHVVNFELPNVPEDYVHRIGRTGRAGAQGEAISLVCVDEEQFLRDIEKLIKREIPKELVPGFEPPAGEKAEPIVLGRRMTIGVGANRGGGGGGRGGSGRPGGDGRGRPGQPGHGNPARSAGQGQRQGQGQGQRQGGPDSGRRDRPAAPGGARPPRTGR, from the coding sequence ATGAGTTTTGATTCTCTCGGCCTGGCCGAACCGATCGTTCGCGCCGTGCGCGAACAGGGCTATACCCAACCCACCCCCATCCAGGCGCAAGCCATTCCCGCCGTCATGAAGGGCGGCGACCTGATGGCCGGCGCCCAGACCGGCACCGGCAAGACCGCCGGCTTCACCCTGCCCACCCTGCACCGCCTGGCCGCGGCCGGCCCCAAGCGCGATGCGCGCGGCCGCGTGGCCATCCGCGCCCTGATCCTCACCCCCACCCGCGAACTGGCCGCCCAGGTCGAGGAAAGCGTGCGCCAGTACGGCAAGTACCTGCCGCTGACCAGCATGGTGATGTTCGGCGGCGTGGGCATGCAGCCCCAGATCGACCGCCTGCGCAAGGGCGTGGACATCCTGGTGGCCACCCCGGGCCGCCTGCTGGACCACCACCAGCAAGGCACGCTGGACCTGTCCCACGTCGAGATCTTCATCCTCGACGAGGCCGACCGCATGCTGGACATGGGCTTCATCCATGACATCAAGAAGGTCCTGGCCATCGTGCCCAAGCAGAAGCAGAGCCTGCTGTTCTCGGCCACCTTCAGCGACGACATCAAGGCCCTGGCCGACCGGTTGCTGAACCAGCCGGCCCTGATCGAGGTGGCCCGCCGCAACCAGACCAACGACGCCATCGCCCAGAAGGTCCACCCGGTGGGCCGCGAGCGCAAGAAGGAGTTGCTGGCCCACCTGATCCGCCAGGGCAACTGGCACCAGGTGCTGGTCTTCACCCGCATGAAGCACGGCGCCAACCGCCTGGCCGAATTCCTGAACAAGGAAGACATCAGCGCCATGGCCATCCACGGCAACAAGAGCCAGGGCGCCCGCACCAAGGCGCTGTCGGAGTTCAAGGCCGGCACCCTGCAGGTGCTGGTGGCCACCGACATCGCCGCCCGCGGCATCGACATCGACCAGCTGCCGCATGTCGTCAACTTCGAGCTGCCCAACGTGCCCGAGGACTATGTGCACCGCATCGGCCGCACCGGCCGCGCCGGCGCCCAGGGCGAGGCCATCTCGCTGGTCTGCGTGGACGAGGAGCAGTTCCTGCGCGACATCGAGAAGCTGATCAAGCGCGAAATTCCCAAGGAGCTGGTGCCGGGCTTCGAGCCGCCGGCCGGCGAGAAGGCCGAGCCCATCGTGCTGGGCCGGCGCATGACCATCGGCGTGGGCGCGAATCGCGGCGGCGGTGGTGGCGGCCGCGGTGGCTCGGGCCGGCCGGGCGGCGATGGCCGCGGACGCCCGGGCCAGCCGGGTCACGGCAACCCGGCCCGCTCGGCCGGGCAGGGACAGCGCCAAGGCCAGGGCCAGGGCCAGCGCCAGGGCGGCCCCGACAGCGGCCGCCGCGATCGCCCGGCGGCACCGGGCGGCGCGCGCCCCCCCCGCACGGGCCGCTGA
- a CDS encoding methyl-accepting chemotaxis protein — translation MRTNLPVSQHEYPFPEGETLVSTTDLQGRILYCNAAFIEVSGYTRQELLGQPHNLIRHPDMPEEAFRDMWDTIRRGFPWSGLVKNRRKDGSFYWVMANVTPLIDAGGKVTGYMSVRTQPERSAIEGAEKLYARMREEAKAGRLSLGLHRGQVLATGSLARWVHRLRPGVRGKMGLTTSLVCVLSFLLGEYAAEGLTHMSWEEVVGGLLASILLAQIGSTYLRSLVITPIIRLVGFANQIAGGNLTQTISSERTDEIGHLTKALAQLNVNLMSIVRDARNGVVQMTRDTGVIAEGNQDLSARTEAQASSLEETASSMEEITSTIRQSTDMAQQAAQRADNARSVTDHSAEAVQALSSTMAHISDASSKIADIIQVVDSIAFQTNILALNAAVEAARAGEQGRGFAVVASEVRALAQRTSVAAREVRGLIQASAEQVSTGSQQTEAARSAMDSARGAIDEVHKFILQLSHGMQEQMLGVNQINQAVSDMDSLTQKNAALVEEIAASATTLRDKAGEVASSVSVFQLKGGAKSTGVPAPDAVALRKAMKAQQAAVPAKTPAPPAAKTKPAAMPVKSRAAAPAPAPVAEPALSTGHDDSDWTTF, via the coding sequence ATGAGAACAAACCTGCCTGTCAGCCAGCATGAGTACCCCTTCCCCGAGGGGGAGACGCTGGTGTCCACCACCGATCTGCAGGGCCGCATCCTGTACTGCAACGCTGCCTTCATTGAGGTGAGCGGCTACACCCGACAGGAACTGCTGGGGCAGCCCCACAACCTGATCCGGCACCCGGACATGCCCGAGGAAGCCTTCCGGGACATGTGGGACACCATCCGGCGGGGCTTCCCCTGGTCCGGCCTGGTGAAAAACCGCCGCAAGGACGGCTCCTTCTACTGGGTGATGGCCAACGTGACACCGCTGATCGATGCGGGCGGCAAGGTGACCGGCTACATGTCGGTGCGCACCCAGCCCGAACGGTCTGCCATCGAGGGCGCCGAGAAGCTCTACGCCCGCATGCGGGAAGAGGCCAAGGCCGGCCGCCTCAGCCTGGGCCTGCATCGGGGTCAGGTGCTGGCCACCGGCAGTCTGGCCCGCTGGGTCCACCGCCTGCGCCCGGGCGTCCGGGGCAAGATGGGCCTCACCACCAGCCTGGTGTGCGTCCTGAGCTTCCTGCTGGGTGAGTACGCGGCCGAAGGCCTGACGCACATGAGCTGGGAAGAGGTGGTCGGCGGCCTGCTGGCCTCGATCCTGCTGGCCCAGATCGGCTCGACCTACCTGCGCAGCCTGGTCATCACCCCCATCATCCGCCTGGTCGGCTTTGCCAACCAGATCGCCGGCGGCAACCTGACCCAGACCATCAGCAGCGAGCGCACCGACGAGATCGGTCACCTGACCAAGGCCCTGGCCCAGCTGAACGTGAACCTGATGTCCATCGTGCGCGACGCCCGCAACGGCGTGGTGCAGATGACCCGAGACACCGGCGTCATCGCCGAAGGCAACCAGGATCTGTCCGCCCGCACCGAGGCCCAGGCCAGCAGCCTGGAAGAGACCGCCTCGTCGATGGAAGAGATCACCAGCACCATCCGCCAGAGCACCGACATGGCCCAGCAGGCAGCGCAGCGGGCCGACAACGCCCGCAGCGTGACCGACCACAGCGCCGAGGCGGTGCAGGCCCTCTCGTCCACGATGGCCCACATCAGCGACGCTTCCAGCAAGATCGCCGACATCATCCAGGTGGTCGACAGCATCGCCTTCCAGACCAACATCCTGGCCCTGAATGCCGCGGTGGAAGCCGCCCGGGCCGGCGAGCAGGGCCGCGGCTTCGCGGTGGTCGCCAGCGAGGTGCGCGCCCTGGCCCAACGGACCTCGGTGGCGGCGCGCGAGGTGCGTGGCCTGATCCAGGCCTCCGCCGAGCAGGTGAGCACCGGCAGCCAGCAGACCGAGGCCGCACGCTCGGCCATGGATTCCGCCCGCGGGGCGATCGACGAGGTTCACAAATTCATCCTGCAGCTCAGCCACGGCATGCAGGAGCAGATGCTGGGCGTCAACCAGATCAACCAGGCCGTCTCCGACATGGACAGTCTGACCCAGAAGAACGCCGCGCTGGTGGAAGAGATCGCGGCCTCGGCCACGACCTTGCGGGACAAGGCCGGCGAAGTGGCCTCCTCCGTCTCGGTCTTCCAACTCAAGGGTGGCGCCAAGTCCACCGGCGTGCCGGCCCCCGATGCGGTGGCGCTGCGCAAGGCCATGAAGGCCCAGCAGGCCGCCGTCCCCGCCAAGACGCCGGCGCCGCCAGCGGCCAAGACCAAGCCGGCCGCGATGCCGGTCAAGTCCCGAGCCGCCGCGCCGGCCCCGGCGCCCGTCGCCGAGCCGGCCCTGAGCACGGGACACGACGACAGCGACTGGACCACCTTCTGA
- a CDS encoding MBL fold metallo-hydrolase RNA specificity domain-containing protein: protein MQIDFLGAADCVTGSRHLVTWGGQRVLLDCGMFQGFKVLRERNWQPPTQDILAADAVVLSHAHLDHSGWLPVLVRHGWRGPIYTSPATRDLAEVLLLDAAHLQEEDARRANRYGYSRHAKALPLFTQADAKRAIGQMVTVPENRPRAVGKGPLQFTLRPAGHLLGACSVVLECEGERLLFSGDLGRQNDLLMKPPTPLDHADVVLVESTYGNRLHPREDIAGVLADIIHASIRRGGSVLMPAFAVGRAQALLLVLQRLKAQGEIPSHLPIFLDSPMAVEATALYRKYRRQLRVPEREMQQLCDGVHLVTTPAQSQRLVRSQMGARMPAVIISASGMATGGRVLHHLKAMAPDDRHHIVFAGFQVGGSRGASLVGGAREVKIHGEWVPVRAPVTHLEGFSGHADANELMKWLGQANPPPRQTFVVHGEPEAADALRQRIARELRWPVRVPPVGGRFSP from the coding sequence ATGCAAATCGACTTTCTCGGCGCAGCCGACTGCGTCACCGGCTCGCGTCACCTGGTCACCTGGGGTGGCCAGCGGGTGCTGCTGGATTGCGGCATGTTCCAGGGCTTCAAGGTGCTGCGTGAGCGCAACTGGCAACCCCCCACGCAGGACATCCTGGCGGCCGACGCGGTCGTGTTGAGCCACGCCCACCTGGACCACAGCGGCTGGCTGCCGGTGCTGGTGCGCCACGGCTGGCGCGGGCCCATCTACACCTCCCCTGCCACCCGCGACCTGGCCGAGGTGCTGCTGCTGGACGCCGCCCACCTGCAGGAAGAGGACGCCCGGCGGGCCAACCGCTACGGCTACAGCCGGCACGCCAAGGCCTTGCCCCTGTTCACCCAGGCCGATGCCAAGCGGGCCATCGGCCAGATGGTGACCGTGCCTGAGAACCGCCCGCGCGCCGTCGGCAAGGGCCCGCTGCAGTTCACGCTGCGGCCGGCCGGCCATCTGCTGGGGGCTTGCTCTGTCGTGCTGGAGTGCGAAGGCGAGCGCCTGCTCTTCTCCGGCGACCTCGGCCGGCAGAACGACCTGCTGATGAAGCCGCCCACCCCGCTGGACCACGCGGACGTGGTCCTGGTCGAATCGACCTACGGCAACCGCCTTCACCCGCGCGAGGACATCGCCGGCGTCCTGGCCGACATCATCCACGCCAGCATCCGCCGTGGCGGCTCGGTGTTGATGCCGGCCTTCGCCGTCGGCCGGGCCCAGGCCCTGCTGCTGGTGCTGCAGCGTCTGAAGGCCCAGGGCGAGATCCCCTCGCACCTGCCCATCTTCCTGGACAGCCCGATGGCGGTGGAAGCCACGGCGCTCTACCGCAAGTACCGCCGCCAGCTGCGCGTGCCCGAGCGCGAGATGCAGCAGCTGTGCGACGGCGTGCACCTGGTCACCACCCCCGCGCAGTCGCAGCGCCTGGTGCGCTCGCAGATGGGCGCGCGCATGCCGGCCGTCATCATCTCGGCCAGCGGCATGGCCACCGGCGGACGGGTGCTGCACCACCTCAAGGCCATGGCGCCGGACGACCGGCACCACATCGTCTTCGCGGGCTTCCAGGTCGGCGGCAGCCGCGGCGCCAGCCTGGTGGGCGGCGCGCGCGAGGTGAAGATCCACGGTGAATGGGTGCCGGTGCGCGCACCCGTCACCCACCTGGAAGGCTTCTCCGGCCACGCAGATGCCAACGAGCTGATGAAATGGCTGGGCCAGGCCAACCCGCCCCCGCGCCAGACCTTCGTGGTGCACGGCGAACCCGAGGCGGCCGACGCCCTGCGCCAGCGCATTGCGCGGGAACTGCGCTGGCCGGTGCGCGTGCCGCCGGTGGGCGGCCGCTTCAGCCCCTGA
- a CDS encoding MgtC/SapB family protein, which yields MADALQIPGLVQGLAAALGAGLLVGLERERRKGESRERNAAGIRTFTVTALLGALAQTLSRELGEPMLVLLGGALVVALAVVSYLRSLQRDPGVTTELALFTTYVIGVLCAVAPLQGGGLAVVLAMVLASRSQLHRFSTRVLTEAELHDGLMLAALALVALPLIPPGPLPALGGLNPRQITLLVLLLLVMQAAGHVALRAFGERAGMVLTGVFGGVVSSTATIASMGTKARHGELPAQAALTAAVASTVATWTQAELILLTQSPQLAFHLLPPALMGTLVAAAGTGLLIRHNGVGQAGAPPVKGARVLQMKEALLVAGALTLIAALVRAASHWLGPEAVVASASLSAIVDAHASAAALGGLYSSGDIGIATAKVGVVAVITANSLSRAAVAASAGGGHFALPVAANLMVSAAASWLGWWLSRGF from the coding sequence ATGGCCGACGCTCTGCAAATCCCGGGTCTGGTCCAGGGCCTGGCCGCGGCCCTGGGCGCCGGCCTGCTGGTCGGGCTGGAGCGCGAGCGCCGCAAGGGCGAAAGCCGCGAGCGCAATGCCGCGGGCATCCGCACCTTCACCGTCACCGCCCTGCTCGGCGCCCTGGCGCAGACGCTCTCACGCGAGTTGGGCGAGCCCATGCTGGTGCTGCTGGGCGGCGCACTGGTGGTGGCCCTGGCGGTGGTGTCCTACCTGCGCAGCCTTCAGCGCGACCCGGGCGTCACCACCGAGCTGGCCCTGTTCACGACCTATGTGATCGGCGTGCTGTGCGCGGTGGCGCCGCTGCAGGGCGGCGGGCTGGCCGTGGTGCTGGCCATGGTGCTAGCCTCGCGCTCGCAGCTGCACCGCTTCTCCACCCGGGTGCTGACCGAAGCCGAGCTGCACGACGGCCTGATGCTGGCCGCGCTGGCCCTGGTGGCGCTGCCGCTGATCCCGCCCGGCCCGCTGCCCGCCCTGGGCGGGCTCAACCCGCGCCAGATCACCCTGCTGGTGCTGCTGCTGCTGGTGATGCAGGCGGCCGGTCATGTGGCGCTGCGGGCCTTCGGCGAGCGGGCCGGCATGGTGCTCACCGGGGTGTTCGGGGGGGTGGTCTCCAGCACCGCCACCATCGCCTCGATGGGCACCAAGGCCCGCCACGGCGAGCTGCCGGCCCAGGCGGCCCTGACGGCCGCCGTCGCCTCCACCGTCGCCACCTGGACACAGGCCGAGCTGATCCTGCTGACCCAGTCGCCCCAGCTGGCGTTTCACCTGCTGCCACCCGCCCTGATGGGTACGCTGGTGGCGGCCGCGGGCACCGGCCTGCTGATCCGCCACAACGGCGTGGGCCAGGCCGGCGCCCCGCCAGTCAAGGGCGCGCGGGTGCTGCAGATGAAGGAGGCCCTGCTGGTGGCCGGTGCCCTCACGCTGATCGCCGCGCTGGTGCGGGCCGCCTCCCACTGGCTGGGCCCCGAGGCGGTGGTGGCCAGCGCCTCGCTGTCGGCCATCGTGGATGCCCACGCCAGCGCCGCGGCGCTGGGCGGGCTCTACAGCAGTGGCGACATCGGCATCGCCACCGCCAAGGTCGGCGTGGTGGCGGTCATCACGGCCAACTCGCTGTCACGGGCCGCCGTGGCGGCCTCGGCCGGTGGCGGGCATTTCGCCCTGCCGGTGGCGGCCAACCTGATGGTCTCCGCCGCCGCCAGCTGGCTGGGCTGGTGGCTCAGCCGGGGGTTCTGA
- a CDS encoding 2OG-Fe(II) oxygenase, which translates to MTAQAITPELRAWIQEQLEAGCRTEDVLQSMQASGWERAVALSALHSVLASLDTAAQSEDGLPRIALEGAVNRLVLPDRTVDVLLSMTLPRVVVLGGFLSDEECDGLVALAASRLARSETVVGDTGGSEVNSARTSEGMFFERGETELCERIEARIAALVGWPVSHGEGLQVLRYQPGAQYLPHHDYFDPSQPGATSILARGGQRLATLVMYLNTPEAGGATTFPDVGLEVAPIKGNAVFFSYPRPDAATRTLHGGAPVQAGEKWVATKWLRQREFR; encoded by the coding sequence ATGACGGCGCAGGCCATCACCCCGGAGCTGCGCGCCTGGATCCAGGAACAGCTGGAAGCCGGTTGCCGCACCGAGGACGTGCTGCAGTCCATGCAGGCCAGCGGCTGGGAGCGCGCCGTGGCCTTGTCGGCCCTGCACAGCGTGCTGGCCAGTCTGGACACGGCGGCACAGAGCGAGGACGGCCTGCCGCGCATCGCGCTGGAGGGGGCGGTCAACCGCCTGGTGTTGCCCGACCGCACCGTCGATGTGCTGCTGTCGATGACGCTGCCGCGCGTGGTGGTGCTGGGCGGCTTCCTGTCGGACGAGGAATGCGATGGCCTGGTGGCCCTGGCGGCCAGCCGCCTGGCCCGCTCCGAGACGGTGGTCGGCGACACCGGGGGCAGCGAGGTCAACAGTGCCCGCACGAGCGAGGGCATGTTCTTCGAGCGGGGCGAAACCGAGCTGTGCGAGCGCATCGAAGCCCGCATCGCCGCCCTGGTGGGCTGGCCGGTCAGCCATGGCGAGGGCCTGCAGGTGCTGCGCTATCAGCCCGGTGCCCAGTACCTGCCGCACCATGACTACTTCGACCCGTCCCAGCCAGGCGCCACATCCATCCTGGCCCGTGGCGGGCAGCGCCTGGCCACGCTGGTCATGTACCTGAACACGCCGGAGGCCGGTGGCGCGACCACCTTCCCGGACGTCGGGCTGGAGGTGGCGCCGATCAAGGGCAACGCCGTGTTCTTCAGCTATCCGCGCCCCGATGCCGCCACCCGCACCCTGCATGGCGGCGCGCCGGTGCAGGCGGGTGAGAAGTGGGTGGCCACCAAGTGGCTGCGCCAGCGGGAATTCCGCTGA
- the yaaA gene encoding peroxide stress protein YaaA, whose amino-acid sequence MLFLISPAKTLDYESPVPPEVAALATRPRFVKEAAALIEVLKTKSAQDIASLMDLSDPLAQLNVARYGAWSTRFTERNSKPAVLAFNGDVYEGLAAASLSTEDLAWAQQHLVILSGLYGLLRPLDRLQPYRLEMGTALATPGAKNLYGYWGDTLSRTLNTQLGADPAPVVVNLASQEYFKAVDRKALKARVVDCVFEDWKGGQWKVISFHAKRARGLMARFAITHRITQVRALQGFDSEGYAFDAGASAADRLVFRRREPA is encoded by the coding sequence ATGCTGTTCCTGATCTCGCCCGCCAAGACCCTGGATTACGAGAGCCCGGTGCCTCCCGAGGTGGCCGCCCTGGCCACCCGGCCCCGCTTCGTCAAGGAAGCCGCCGCCTTGATCGAGGTGCTGAAAACCAAGAGCGCCCAGGACATCGCTTCGCTGATGGACCTGTCCGACCCGCTGGCCCAGCTCAATGTGGCCCGCTACGGCGCGTGGTCCACCCGCTTCACCGAGCGCAACAGCAAGCCCGCGGTGCTGGCCTTCAACGGTGATGTGTACGAGGGCCTGGCCGCGGCCAGCCTGTCCACCGAGGACCTGGCCTGGGCCCAGCAGCACCTGGTGATCCTTTCGGGCCTGTACGGCCTGCTGCGCCCGCTGGACCGGCTGCAGCCCTACCGCCTGGAGATGGGCACAGCGCTGGCCACGCCCGGCGCGAAGAACCTCTACGGCTACTGGGGCGACACGCTCAGCCGCACCCTCAACACCCAACTGGGGGCGGACCCGGCGCCGGTGGTGGTCAACCTCGCCTCGCAGGAATACTTCAAGGCGGTGGACCGCAAGGCGCTCAAGGCACGGGTGGTGGACTGCGTGTTCGAGGACTGGAAGGGCGGGCAGTGGAAGGTCATCAGCTTCCATGCCAAGCGCGCCCGCGGCCTGATGGCGCGTTTCGCCATCACCCACCGCATCACCCAGGTGAGGGCGCTGCAGGGTTTCGACAGCGAAGGCTATGCCTTTGATGCCGGCGCTTCGGCGGCGGACCGCCTGGTGTTCCGGCGGAGGGAGCCGGCATGA
- the ypfH gene encoding esterase: MNTPLQWLPAQGEPAQLMVLLHGVGSSAQGMAPLAAQLQRAFPQAAIVAPDGFEPLDIDPSGRARQWFSVAGVTEDNRPARVAAALPALADWLRQTQARLGVGPAATAIFGFSQGAIMALELVQVHDGLAGRVLSFSGRYAALPEVAPALTTLHFLHGGADPVIPAQHARDAIERLAGLQGDATIDIAEGVGHEINGHLLQCALHRLTSHIPHRTWAEALGAAPARPRAGQPGEDADDDTCST, from the coding sequence ATGAACACCCCTCTGCAATGGCTGCCCGCCCAGGGCGAACCCGCCCAGCTGATGGTGCTGCTGCACGGCGTGGGCAGCAGCGCCCAGGGCATGGCCCCGCTGGCCGCCCAGCTGCAGCGCGCCTTTCCCCAGGCGGCCATCGTGGCGCCCGACGGTTTCGAGCCGCTGGACATCGACCCCTCCGGCCGGGCCCGGCAGTGGTTCTCCGTCGCCGGTGTGACCGAGGACAACCGGCCCGCCCGCGTGGCCGCGGCCCTGCCGGCCCTGGCTGACTGGCTGCGCCAGACCCAGGCACGGCTGGGCGTGGGGCCGGCCGCCACCGCGATCTTCGGCTTCTCCCAGGGCGCCATCATGGCGCTGGAGCTGGTGCAGGTGCACGACGGTCTGGCTGGCCGGGTGCTGTCCTTCTCGGGCCGCTATGCCGCCCTGCCCGAGGTGGCCCCGGCCCTGACCACGCTGCACTTTCTGCATGGCGGGGCCGATCCGGTGATTCCGGCCCAACACGCGCGTGATGCCATCGAGCGACTGGCCGGCCTGCAGGGCGACGCCACCATCGACATCGCCGAGGGCGTGGGCCATGAGATCAATGGTCACCTGCTGCAGTGCGCCCTGCACCGGCTGACCAGCCACATCCCCCACCGCACCTGGGCCGAGGCCCTGGGCGCGGCACCGGCCCGGCCCCGCGCCGGCCAGCCTGGTGAGGATGCCGACGACGACACCTGTTCGACCTGA